A genomic segment from Actinomycetota bacterium encodes:
- a CDS encoding class I SAM-dependent methyltransferase: MSGNARESMRTYWDEAARTNAAWYVDTSLSFDDPDLDRFFETGRTVVSAALDDAPVDPPGRTLAVEIGAGLGRICRALSERFDRIIGLDISEEMVRRAKELVPEPRIAFEVSSGSDLGSVSDATADLVLTFTVFQHIPDVSVIEGYVREAGRVLKPGGVFVFQWNNTPGARRWALKRRMLGFLQRTGLRSERYKRNAPEFLGSRVPLDRMRGALTAGGMDLRDTKGLDTLYAWAWAVKR, from the coding sequence ATGAGCGGAAACGCCAGAGAATCGATGCGGACGTACTGGGACGAGGCCGCCAGAACCAACGCGGCCTGGTACGTCGATACCAGCCTGAGCTTCGACGACCCCGATCTCGACCGGTTCTTCGAGACCGGCCGAACGGTCGTTTCCGCGGCGCTGGACGACGCGCCGGTGGATCCGCCGGGCCGCACCCTCGCCGTCGAGATCGGCGCGGGACTCGGACGCATCTGCCGCGCGCTGTCGGAACGGTTCGACCGCATTATCGGCCTCGACATCTCCGAGGAGATGGTGCGCCGGGCGAAGGAGTTGGTGCCCGAGCCGCGCATCGCCTTCGAGGTCTCGAGCGGATCCGATCTCGGTTCGGTCTCCGACGCAACCGCGGATCTCGTGCTCACGTTCACCGTCTTCCAGCACATCCCCGACGTGAGCGTGATCGAGGGATACGTGCGAGAGGCCGGGCGCGTTCTGAAACCCGGCGGCGTGTTCGTGTTCCAGTGGAACAACACGCCCGGCGCGCGACGATGGGCGCTCAAGCGGAGGATGCTGGGATTCCTGCAGCGAACCGGCTTGCGGTCGGAGCGCTACAAACGCAACGCGCCGGAGTTCCTCGGCAGCCGCGTGCCGCTCGATCGCATGCGCGGCGCGCTGACCGCCGGCGGGATGGATCTCCGCGACACCAAGGGCCTCGACACGCTGTACGCGTGGGCGTGGGCGGTGAAGCGATGA
- a CDS encoding class I SAM-dependent methyltransferase, with amino-acid sequence MRKRELAKSAVRNGVPLAMAGAALRPGASRLQRAGALGALLGFWSVIYARYRKSGVAQTHHERELLKGVSWEAFWRHYNERVPTIEEEFEMWGAYHQHRHEMRYDLVADEVRKHLPPGGRVLDIGCGSALVADRIRDMDATYVGFDFGGHHIEYAAKKYADITDRKLGTVFARGDAQQMPFTDSSADVVVFSEVIEHLLQPELAVWEIARVLKPGGVLVMTTNNASEVPLRSPLSHLFAWLEKAFGAEHPKLISLRPWVWPWPVDRDLLPEGSPDVYLPHTHHIMGETRAMFGAAGLDTFEWSTFEFPPPQAASAQWLDKRGAPGRKAVDAIEWAAQRTPLVWRLGCHVFMRARKVSDPVSPTPPPGVWPGPFSGGN; translated from the coding sequence ATGAGGAAGCGTGAGCTCGCGAAGTCCGCGGTGCGCAACGGCGTCCCGCTCGCGATGGCCGGCGCGGCGCTGCGGCCCGGCGCCTCGCGTCTGCAACGCGCCGGCGCGCTCGGCGCGCTGCTCGGATTCTGGAGCGTCATCTACGCGCGCTACCGCAAGAGCGGCGTGGCGCAGACCCATCATGAACGCGAGCTGCTCAAGGGTGTTTCGTGGGAAGCGTTCTGGCGGCACTACAACGAGCGCGTCCCCACGATCGAAGAAGAGTTCGAGATGTGGGGCGCGTATCACCAGCACCGCCACGAGATGCGCTACGACCTCGTCGCCGACGAGGTACGAAAGCACCTGCCGCCGGGCGGTCGCGTGCTCGACATCGGCTGCGGGAGCGCATTGGTCGCCGACCGGATCCGCGACATGGATGCGACCTATGTGGGCTTCGACTTCGGCGGTCACCACATCGAGTACGCGGCGAAGAAGTACGCGGACATCACCGACCGCAAGCTCGGCACCGTGTTCGCCCGCGGCGACGCGCAGCAGATGCCGTTCACGGATTCCAGCGCGGATGTCGTGGTTTTCAGCGAAGTCATCGAGCACCTCCTTCAGCCGGAGCTCGCCGTGTGGGAGATCGCCCGCGTCCTCAAACCGGGCGGCGTGCTCGTGATGACGACGAACAACGCATCCGAAGTGCCGTTGCGGTCGCCGCTGTCGCACCTGTTCGCCTGGCTCGAGAAGGCGTTCGGCGCCGAGCATCCGAAGCTGATCTCGCTGCGGCCGTGGGTATGGCCGTGGCCGGTCGACCGGGATCTGCTGCCCGAGGGATCCCCGGACGTCTACCTTCCGCACACACATCACATCATGGGCGAGACCCGCGCGATGTTCGGCGCCGCCGGACTCGACACGTTCGAGTGGTCGACGTTCGAGTTCCCACCACCGCAGGCCGCCTCCGCGCAATGGCTCGACAAGCGAGGCGCGCCGGGACGCAAAGCCGTGGACGCGATCGAGTGGGCGGCGCAGCGAACGCCGCTCGTGTGGCGGCTCGGCTGTCACGTGTTCATGCGCGCCCGCAAGGTGTCCGACCCCGTCTCGCCCACGCCGCCTCCAGGCGTGTGGCCGGGACCCTTCTCGGGCGGCAACTAG
- a CDS encoding DUF4012 domain-containing protein: MTADRSAARDGAQPPAPTHSRVRVRIVLLAVAALTLVLAGLTLLDAMAVANDLRSGRVAFKTLTDQGLTGDGKLAVQAKRGAVLFAEADRRARRSVLLGGLGRIPFLGRPARWLQAASDTAARLGEEAAASVARIEPRLKASGEPTGRLELISLVENELARLGRLVGDIRLPSTGGFLPPVIAADRELRWDLARLKRALVAGTVTTKGLRTFLAGPSTYVVLAANNAEMRSGGMVLQVGVLQASAGRVQAGGFRSTGEVALSDPVPLPPELESLYGWLDPDTEWRNLGTSPNFPGIGPVYASMAQRSGLSRVDGVLQIDVLGVRALLEVIGPIEVDGRRYDPSNVEKLMMHDLYVAYGDEQFERRHEFSRLAAEAFRVLTERSSDLGKLAKAVSRAAAGRHLLAWSARPDEQRAWERLGMDGRLERDGFMATVQNHGGNKLDWYVRSSVELAVERPEGRFRRVRAKIRIENLTPPGEPPYVAGNGVIVPKNVYRAFVAIYLPGWATNVELVGREALVIGTDGPMRVVATRLDIRRARSEVVEVVFSVPPGMDRIVVLPSARSVPVPFRIGDRTVDDSAKRALTV; the protein is encoded by the coding sequence GTGACGGCTGATCGTTCCGCCGCTCGAGACGGCGCGCAACCTCCCGCTCCGACGCACTCACGCGTACGCGTTCGAATCGTCCTGCTCGCCGTCGCCGCGCTCACTCTCGTGCTCGCGGGGCTGACGCTGCTCGATGCCATGGCGGTCGCGAACGACCTCCGATCCGGTCGGGTCGCGTTCAAGACGCTGACCGATCAAGGACTCACCGGGGACGGAAAGCTCGCCGTTCAAGCGAAGCGCGGCGCCGTTCTATTTGCCGAAGCCGACCGGCGCGCGCGACGAAGCGTCTTGCTCGGCGGCCTCGGAAGGATCCCGTTCCTCGGCCGGCCGGCCCGGTGGTTGCAGGCAGCTTCGGATACCGCCGCGCGACTCGGCGAAGAAGCAGCGGCTTCCGTGGCGCGCATCGAGCCGCGCTTGAAAGCCTCAGGGGAACCGACCGGCCGGCTCGAGCTGATCTCGCTGGTCGAGAACGAGTTGGCTCGCCTGGGCCGGTTGGTCGGCGACATCCGCCTCCCGTCCACGGGCGGATTCCTGCCGCCGGTGATCGCAGCCGATCGAGAGCTGCGCTGGGATCTCGCCCGGCTCAAGCGAGCGCTCGTCGCCGGCACGGTCACGACGAAGGGGCTGCGGACCTTCCTCGCCGGTCCGAGCACCTACGTGGTGCTCGCTGCGAATAACGCCGAGATGCGCTCCGGCGGGATGGTGCTCCAGGTCGGCGTCCTCCAGGCGTCCGCCGGTCGTGTGCAAGCGGGCGGGTTCCGATCGACGGGTGAGGTCGCGCTCTCCGATCCGGTGCCGCTGCCGCCCGAGTTGGAGTCGCTGTACGGCTGGCTCGATCCCGACACCGAGTGGCGGAACCTCGGTACCTCGCCCAACTTTCCAGGGATCGGACCGGTTTACGCCTCGATGGCCCAGAGGAGCGGCCTGTCCCGGGTGGACGGAGTGCTCCAGATCGACGTGCTCGGCGTTCGCGCGCTGCTCGAAGTGATCGGGCCGATCGAGGTCGACGGACGGCGGTACGATCCTTCCAACGTCGAGAAGCTGATGATGCACGACCTCTACGTCGCGTACGGCGACGAGCAGTTCGAGCGCCGCCACGAATTCTCGCGACTGGCGGCGGAGGCATTCCGTGTGCTGACCGAACGCAGCTCCGATCTCGGAAAGCTCGCCAAGGCGGTGAGTCGCGCGGCCGCGGGCAGGCATCTGCTCGCGTGGTCGGCGCGTCCGGACGAGCAGCGCGCCTGGGAGCGGCTTGGCATGGACGGGAGGCTCGAGCGCGACGGCTTCATGGCGACGGTTCAGAACCACGGCGGGAACAAGCTGGACTGGTACGTGCGATCCTCGGTCGAGCTGGCGGTCGAGCGGCCGGAAGGCCGATTCCGGCGCGTTCGCGCCAAGATCCGGATCGAAAACTTGACGCCGCCCGGCGAGCCTCCCTACGTGGCGGGCAACGGCGTCATCGTTCCGAAGAACGTCTACCGTGCGTTCGTGGCGATCTACCTTCCCGGGTGGGCGACGAACGTCGAGCTCGTCGGCCGCGAGGCGCTCGTGATAGGAACCGACGGCCCGATGCGCGTGGTGGCTACGCGGCTGGACATCCGGCGTGCGCGCTCGGAAGTCGTTGAAGTCGTCTTTTCGGTGCCGCCGGGTATGGACCGGATCGTGGTGCTTCCGTCCGCGCGTTCCGTCCCGGTCCCGTTCCGCATCGGCGATCGCACGGTCGACGACTCGGCTAAGCGTGCCTTGACCGTCTAG